A region of Drosophila mauritiana strain mau12 chromosome 3L, ASM438214v1, whole genome shotgun sequence DNA encodes the following proteins:
- the LOC117141573 gene encoding GDP-D-glucose phosphorylase 1, translated as MFSRRFAAFFRFNRHVAQKYGSFIAAGFSNRFSMKVVTLLPLVVLRSADCRQKEDQEVKRPVRRRTMSKVKYETSLEGKAQFYLNAMKVRWDQLHKVPGLFSYQLEKSPQSRKIPGYWGFYAELNSDRNLKRRRPQTIESLNPTFKHMMFNFNKVDAQEVILTIDDAHGSPEVQMIINKSPITKYHTLICPEVGKNHTQRITRDALQFCITFMRNIDDKDMRMGYNSPGALASVNHLHFHLLHMPQDLYIDQVPLDELAGGYVYRLSRRAPTEGICIVFNENDSDEQVAEKVDQLYMLAMWMCKNNMPHNLFLTQDRRPGKSGNVKVFVFARSEYCVNKDLAEFNVGFCELAGYIPLPDAEKMENLTELQVLFRIRTITGNAPKAVYEQITGMVEGQEHYLWDQPLTI; from the exons ATGTTCTCGCGGCGTTTCGCAGCCTTCTTTCGATTCAACCGACATGTGGCCCAAAAATACGGCAGTTTCATAGCTGCCGGCTTTAGCAACAGGTTTTCGATGAAGGTTGTAACTCTGCTGCCGCTGGTAGTCCTCCGATCCGCGGATTGCAGGCAAAAAGAGGACCAGGAGGTGAAGCGACCGGTCCGGAGGCGCACCATGAGCAAGGTTAAGTACGAGACGAGTCTGGAGGGGAAGGCACAGTTCTATCTCAACGCCATGAAGGTGAGGTGGGACCAGCTGCACAAGGTGCCCGGGCTGTTTTCGTATCAATTAGAGAAATCCCCTCAGAGCCGGAAAATACCAGGATACTGGGGCTTCTATGCGGAG CTTAATTCAGATCGAAACCTTAAGCGCAGACGTCCCCAGACCATTGAGAGCCTCAATCCCACCTTTAAGCACATGATGTTCAACTTCAATAAAGTCGATGCCCAGGAGGTGATCTTGACCATTGATGATGCACACGGCAGCCCCGAAGTTCAGATGATCATAAACAAGAGCCCAATCACCAAATATCATACTTTGATCTGCCCGGAAGTAGGAAAAAACCATACCCAACGGATTACCCGTGACGCTCTTCAGTTCTGCATCACCTTTATGCGAAATATCGATGACAAGGATATGCGCATGGGTTATAATAGCCCTGGAGCACTGGCCTCTGTAAATCACCTTCATTTTCATCTTCTCCACATGCCCCAGGATTTATATATAGACCAAGTTCCCTTGGATGAGCTGGCCGGGGGTTATGTTTATCGTTTGAGCCGTAGGGCGCCCACGGAAGGAATATGTATAGTATTTAACGAAAATGATAGTGATGAACAGGTGGCGGAGAAAGTGGATCAGCTCTACATGCTCGCCATGTGGATGTGCAAGAACAATATGCCACACAATCTGTTCCTTACTCAGGATCGGAGACCCGGAAAAAGCGGTAATGTTAAGGTATTCGTATTTGCCCGCTCCGAGTACTGTGTAAACAAGGATTTGGCCGAGTTTAATGTCGGTTTCTGTGAGTTGGCTGGTTACATTCCCTTGCCAG ATGCTGAAAAAATGGAGAACCTTACAGAGCTTCAGGTGCTCTTTAGGATTCGAACAATAACTGGCAATGCTCCAAAGGCTGTGTACGAGCAAATTACGGGTATGGTCGAAGGACAAGAACACTATCTTTGGGACCAACCATTGACGATATGA
- the LOC117141572 gene encoding queuine tRNA-ribosyltransferase accessory subunit 2, giving the protein MKFAIESISKNSGRLGQLRIKDGGPEFKTPLLLQTTKSGSIPWLSADVFETHVSRKPQVLQFTLSTMEQMTEALTHWHSGGGRGLSDYVGLPGHLNILLLRDPCETTPSGGNDRDILPLFTRRGKESLSSERYMEIVASFKPDMYEGLCDADTNLESAKKRVQKSVDRTEKFMHYIYEHRGKVNSTLLAPIVGGYNTFARTQSIKHAREQPAGSYGGYIFEGFHTNGLSATTLDTSELLPIVEHCVKQLEEDKPRILPGAYTPLTILELIQQGIDVFDTSYAYCASLNFKALTFSFVQDAVEHVPLLDITDKAIKEDFTPPLSNCNCLTCQKHTRAYLHHLYKTNELLGPILLMVHNLYHYMAFFEKIRESVAKDTLPQLTELVRNQNGKTQVDYSIAANTKVISKATMEKGFAAAAV; this is encoded by the exons ATGAAATTTGCGATCGAGAGTATTAGCAAGAATTCCGGTCGACTAGGTCAACTGCGAATCAAGGATGGAGGACCCGAGTTCAAGACTCCCCTTCTTTTGCAGACGACTAAGAGCGGAAGCATTCCGTGGCTGAGTGCGGATGTTTTCGAGACTCATGTCAGCCGGAAGCCACAGGTGCTCCAATTCACACTGTCCACAATGGAACAGATGACCGAGGCACTTACGCATTGGCACAGTGGTGGGGGTCGCGGACTAAGCGACTACGTGGGACTACCAGGACATCTAAATATTCTCCTGTTACGAGATCCCTGTGAAACAACGCCTTCCGGAGGTAACGACCGGGATATACTGCCGTTGTTTACGAGAAGGGGCAAGGAATCGCTCTCTTCGGAGCGCTACATGGAAATAGTAGCAAGTTTCAAGCCGGACATGTATGAGGGACTCTGCGATGCAGACACCAACTTGGAAAGTGCCAAGAAGCGGGTTCAGAAATCGGTTGACAGGACAGAGAAGTTTATGCACTACATATACGAGCACCGGGGCAAGGTAAATTCCACTCTGCTAGCTCCCATTGTGGGCGGATACAACACCTTTGCGCGGACGCAGTCCATTAAACATGCCCGGGAACAGCCAGCGGGCAGCTATGGAGGTTACATCTTCGAGGGTTTCCACACGAATGGTCTATCAGCGACCACTTTAGATACTTCCGAACTACTGCCAATAGTAGAGCACTGCGTcaagcagctggaggaggacAAGCCTAGGATATTGCCGGGTGCATACACGCCCCTAACCATTCTGGAACTTATCCAACAGGGAATCGATGTGTTTGACACTTCCTACGCATATTGTGCTTCTCTGAACTTCAAGGCTTTGACATTTAGTTTTGTGCAGGATGCAGTGGAGCATGTGCCTTTGTTAGACATAACCGACAAAGCTATCAAGGAGGATTTTACTCCGCCGCTGAGCAACTGCAATTGCTTGACTTGCCAGAAACACACACGTGCCTACCTTCACCACCTGTACAAAACCAACGAACTATTAGGTCCCATCTTACTGATGGT ACACAACCTTTATCACTACATGGCTTTCTTTGAAAAAATTCGTGAGAGTGTGGCTAAAGATACGCTTCCACAGCTGACGGAGCTCGTAAGAAATCAGAATGGGAAAACACAGGTGGATTATTCCATTGCTGCCAACACCAAAGTAATTAGCAAGGCCACTATGGAGAAAGGATtcgcagcggcagcagtatGA